A genomic segment from Janibacter sp. DB-40 encodes:
- a CDS encoding CNNM domain-containing protein, which yields MNPGTVVLVTVALLVLSGFFVVIEFALMGARRHTLEAEAATSRSARAALRGIHELTIMLAVAQLGITACTFALGAVTKPAVDDWLGPLLTGVGVPGWLAGSTSFALALLVVTFLHLVVGEMAPKSWAIAHPELAAKMVSPPARGLAWLFRPLLVWINDMANRLVSASGVTPADRAAVGGQDVDTIRQLVDHSASVGALEAGFRTQISQVLDLERIVVADLVPTNSPTAVPPGPPSRTSSAPLRSRVTCASSSVTGRSLLARSTCATRCASRGTVPWRTSPARR from the coding sequence ATGAACCCGGGCACGGTCGTCCTCGTCACGGTCGCGCTGCTGGTCCTCAGCGGCTTCTTCGTCGTCATCGAGTTCGCCCTCATGGGCGCCCGACGGCACACCCTCGAGGCAGAGGCGGCGACGAGCCGCTCCGCGAGGGCCGCGCTGCGCGGCATCCACGAGCTGACGATCATGCTCGCAGTTGCCCAGCTCGGGATCACCGCGTGCACCTTCGCCCTCGGTGCGGTGACCAAGCCGGCGGTCGACGACTGGCTGGGACCGCTCCTCACCGGGGTCGGGGTCCCCGGGTGGCTGGCCGGGAGCACGTCCTTCGCCCTGGCCCTGCTGGTCGTCACCTTCCTCCACCTCGTCGTCGGGGAGATGGCGCCGAAGTCGTGGGCCATCGCCCATCCCGAGCTGGCGGCCAAGATGGTCAGCCCCCCTGCCCGTGGCCTCGCGTGGCTCTTCCGCCCGCTGCTGGTGTGGATCAACGACATGGCCAACCGGCTCGTCTCAGCCAGCGGGGTCACGCCCGCGGACCGCGCCGCCGTCGGGGGGCAGGACGTCGACACCATCCGCCAGCTCGTCGACCACTCCGCGTCCGTGGGCGCGCTCGAGGCCGGCTTCCGGACCCAGATCTCGCAGGTGCTCGACCTCGAGCGGATCGTGGTCGCCGACCTCGTGCCGACGAACTCTCCCACCGCGGTCCCCCCGGGGCCACCGTCGCGGACGTCCAGCGCGCCGCTGCGGAGTCGGGTCACATGCGCATCCTCGTCGGTGACCGGGCGGTCCCTCCTCGCCAGGTCCACGTGCGCGACACGCTGCGCGAGCCGGGGGACCGTCCCGTGGCGGACCTCACCCGCGAGGCGATGA
- a CDS encoding CBS domain-containing protein has product MADLTREAMTFDARTPAHEALHRMRSASEQLSVVVRDGRFVGVVSIADILRRVLPGEEDRTD; this is encoded by the coding sequence GTGGCGGACCTCACCCGCGAGGCGATGACCTTCGACGCGCGGACGCCGGCCCACGAGGCACTCCACCGGATGCGCTCGGCCAGCGAGCAGCTGTCGGTGGTGGTGCGGGACGGGCGGTTCGTCGGGGTCGTGAGCATCGCCGACATCCTGCGCCGGGTGCTGCCGGGCGAGGAGGACCGCACCGACTGA
- a CDS encoding NAD-dependent succinate-semialdehyde dehydrogenase, whose translation MAPVTQKSALEFAPTDLLVGGRWRPAEQGATFAVHDPATGKVLAEVADATVADGRAALDAAVAAQADWAATDPRERSEILRRAFDLLTERADTFAMLMTLEMGKALAESRGEVTYGAEFFRWFAEEAVRIHGRYAAAPSGGTRLLTMQQPVGPVFAITPWNFPLAMGTRKIGPALAAGCTVVIKPAAETPLTTLALARVLEEAGLPPGVLDVITTSRSGEVSEPIIRDPRLRKLTFTGSTPVGQTLVRQSSEQLLRTSMELGGNAPFLVFDDADLDRAVDGAMLAKMRNIGEACTAANRFLVHESVAQEFASRLAERMGDLTVGKGTTKGVDVGPLITEEARAKVVDLVADAVEGGASVLTGGEVPSGKGWFYPPTVLTDVPASARLLSEEIFGPVAPITTFRTEEEAVRLANSTEYGLVAYVFTEQTARTIRVAEALEFGMVGVNQGVVSNPAAPFGGVKHSGFGREGGFEGIEEYLETKYVGLAL comes from the coding sequence ATGGCACCCGTGACGCAGAAGTCAGCACTCGAGTTCGCCCCCACCGACCTGCTCGTCGGCGGGCGGTGGCGGCCGGCGGAGCAGGGTGCCACCTTCGCCGTCCACGACCCGGCGACCGGGAAGGTCCTGGCCGAGGTGGCCGACGCCACGGTCGCCGACGGGCGGGCCGCCCTCGATGCGGCCGTCGCCGCCCAGGCCGACTGGGCCGCCACCGATCCGCGCGAGCGCTCCGAGATCCTGCGGCGGGCCTTCGACCTGCTCACCGAGCGGGCGGACACCTTCGCGATGCTCATGACCCTCGAGATGGGCAAGGCCCTGGCCGAGTCCCGTGGCGAGGTCACCTACGGCGCGGAGTTCTTCCGCTGGTTCGCCGAGGAGGCGGTGCGCATCCACGGCCGCTACGCGGCGGCGCCGTCCGGCGGGACGCGCCTGCTGACGATGCAGCAGCCGGTCGGCCCCGTCTTCGCCATCACCCCGTGGAACTTCCCGCTGGCGATGGGGACCCGCAAGATCGGGCCCGCGCTCGCCGCCGGGTGCACCGTCGTCATCAAGCCCGCTGCCGAGACGCCGCTGACGACGCTCGCGCTGGCGAGGGTGCTCGAGGAGGCCGGCCTGCCGCCCGGCGTGCTCGACGTCATCACCACGAGCCGCTCCGGCGAGGTCAGCGAGCCGATCATCCGCGACCCGCGCCTGCGCAAGCTGACCTTCACCGGCTCCACGCCGGTGGGCCAGACGCTGGTGCGGCAGTCCTCCGAGCAGCTGCTGCGCACGTCGATGGAGCTGGGGGGCAATGCCCCCTTCCTCGTCTTCGACGACGCCGACCTCGACCGCGCCGTGGACGGCGCGATGCTGGCCAAGATGCGCAACATCGGTGAGGCCTGCACCGCGGCCAACCGCTTCCTCGTCCACGAGTCGGTGGCGCAGGAGTTCGCCTCCCGGCTGGCCGAGCGGATGGGCGACCTGACCGTCGGCAAGGGCACGACGAAGGGGGTCGACGTCGGCCCCCTCATCACCGAGGAGGCCCGCGCCAAGGTCGTTGACCTCGTCGCGGACGCCGTCGAGGGCGGCGCGAGCGTCCTCACCGGCGGTGAGGTCCCGAGCGGCAAGGGCTGGTTCTACCCGCCCACGGTGCTCACCGACGTGCCGGCGAGCGCTCGGTTGCTCAGCGAGGAGATCTTCGGCCCGGTCGCCCCGATCACGACCTTCCGCACCGAGGAGGAGGCCGTCCGCCTGGCCAACTCCACCGAGTACGGCCTCGTCGCCTATGTCTTCACCGAGCAGACCGCGCGCACGATACGGGTCGCCGAGGCGCTCGAGTTCGGCATGGTCGGCGTCAACCAGGGCGTCGTGTCCAACCCGGCGGCCCCCTTCGGCGGGGTGAAGCACTCCGGCTTCGGCCGTGAGGGCGGCTTCGAGGGGATCGAGGAGTACCTCGAGACCAAGTACGTCGGACTGGCGTTGTGA
- a CDS encoding ribonuclease domain-containing protein has translation MSRRWRLRIRLAGAVLVVVAASWIMLNGGDPRELKVPGSPADRSSTSAPRDSSTPDSGLGTIPESQLPPQGQETLGLIHDGGPFPYERDGITFHNREGILPQQQSGYYDEYTVPTPGVDHRGARRIVCGEAMDCYYTDDHYASFAQIEEGQ, from the coding sequence ATGAGCAGACGATGGCGCCTGCGGATCCGACTCGCCGGGGCCGTGCTCGTGGTGGTCGCGGCGAGCTGGATCATGCTCAACGGCGGCGACCCCCGCGAGCTGAAGGTCCCCGGGTCGCCCGCGGACCGGTCGAGCACCTCGGCGCCCCGGGACTCCTCGACGCCCGACTCGGGGCTCGGGACGATCCCGGAGTCGCAGCTGCCGCCGCAGGGGCAGGAGACCCTGGGGCTGATCCACGACGGCGGCCCCTTCCCGTACGAGCGGGACGGGATCACCTTCCACAACCGCGAGGGCATCCTGCCGCAGCAGCAGAGCGGCTACTACGACGAGTACACGGTGCCGACCCCCGGTGTGGACCACCGCGGCGCCAGACGCATCGTCTGTGGCGAGGCCATGGACTGCTACTACACCGACGACCACTACGCGAGCTTCGCGCAGATCGAGGAGGGCCAGTGA
- a CDS encoding barstar family protein, which yields MIHIEAAGVDGLLARAAAGTDHVHVVDGGADRTAIYDHFVEALALPEHFGRNLDALMDSLRDVADRHDAPWTLVWRPGRAVPGAGGLDAGTDEGVLDVLASLEREYPHLSVVIADR from the coding sequence GTGATCCACATCGAGGCGGCGGGGGTGGACGGGCTGCTCGCCCGGGCCGCCGCCGGCACCGACCACGTCCACGTCGTCGACGGGGGCGCCGACCGCACCGCGATCTACGACCACTTCGTCGAGGCCCTCGCGCTGCCGGAGCACTTCGGGCGCAACCTCGACGCGCTGATGGACTCCCTCCGGGACGTCGCCGACCGGCACGACGCGCCGTGGACGCTCGTGTGGCGCCCGGGGCGTGCCGTGCCCGGCGCCGGGGGGCTCGACGCCGGGACCGACGAGGGCGTCCTCGACGTGCTCGCCTCGCTGGAGCGGGAGTACCCCCACCTCAGCGTCGTCATCGCCGACCGCTGA
- a CDS encoding GAF domain-containing protein has translation MAARITGAVAPGADLDRHAHALLAVHDAVMSGDTPPSAPRPLVSRSWSRVLEAGLDPSRPADRAPLPREQIEHRRTTSPLTHIVREVLTALTAVADASHFIVVVTDADGVILWRRGSSGVLRGADRLGFRCGARWTEAVVGTNAIGTALAERAPVQLFAAEHFEEGQHPWYCTAMPIHDPRTGALLGVIDVSGPALTMHPAVTALVETTTALAEMRLREHHAESLRRLRRSAEHLVATSSAPMLVVDDDGWVAHGSGVPVRDRIPVPQEGRLIAVPGLGLCLPERLPEGWLVRPPAAAATGLEARLRTVAGSDVLDLVAAGDDRGWSTTLTPRHAQILRVLAGVGASGCSAAHLSRALFEDKEHQVTVRAEVSRLRRVVGGLVTTGPYRIADDVHLVLDPLAGPLSGRR, from the coding sequence ATGGCTGCCCGGATCACGGGTGCGGTCGCCCCGGGGGCCGACCTCGACCGGCACGCCCACGCCCTCCTGGCCGTGCACGACGCGGTCATGTCCGGTGACACGCCACCCTCGGCCCCGCGGCCCCTCGTCTCCCGGTCCTGGAGCAGGGTGCTGGAGGCCGGACTGGATCCGTCCCGACCGGCCGACCGCGCCCCGCTCCCCAGGGAGCAGATCGAGCACCGGCGGACGACGTCACCCCTCACCCACATCGTGCGCGAGGTGCTCACCGCGCTCACGGCGGTGGCCGACGCCTCCCACTTCATCGTCGTCGTCACCGACGCGGACGGCGTCATCCTGTGGCGGCGGGGCTCCTCGGGCGTGCTGCGGGGTGCCGACCGGCTCGGCTTCCGGTGCGGAGCGCGGTGGACCGAGGCGGTCGTGGGAACCAACGCGATCGGGACCGCACTCGCCGAGCGTGCCCCGGTCCAGCTCTTCGCCGCGGAGCACTTCGAGGAGGGCCAGCACCCGTGGTACTGCACCGCGATGCCGATTCACGACCCCCGGACGGGCGCCCTGCTCGGCGTCATCGACGTCAGCGGTCCCGCCCTGACCATGCACCCGGCGGTGACGGCCCTCGTCGAGACGACGACCGCGCTCGCCGAGATGCGGCTCCGAGAGCACCACGCGGAGTCGCTCCGACGGTTGCGCCGGTCGGCCGAGCACCTCGTCGCGACGTCATCGGCCCCGATGCTCGTCGTCGACGACGACGGCTGGGTGGCCCATGGCTCCGGTGTGCCCGTGCGCGACCGGATCCCGGTCCCGCAGGAGGGCCGGCTGATCGCCGTCCCCGGGCTGGGGCTGTGCCTGCCGGAGCGGCTGCCGGAGGGATGGTTGGTGCGGCCACCCGCCGCCGCCGCGACCGGGCTCGAAGCCCGGCTGCGCACCGTCGCCGGCAGCGACGTGCTCGACCTCGTGGCCGCCGGCGACGACCGCGGCTGGTCCACGACGCTGACGCCACGGCACGCCCAGATCCTGCGGGTGCTGGCCGGGGTCGGAGCGAGCGGGTGCAGTGCCGCGCACCTGAGTCGTGCGCTCTTCGAGGACAAGGAGCACCAGGTGACCGTCCGTGCGGAGGTCAGCCGGTTGCGGCGGGTCGTCGGCGGGTTGGTGACGACCGGCCCCTACCGGATCGCCGACGACGTGCACCTCGTCCTCGACCCGTTGGCGGGCCCCCTCAGCGGTCGGCGATGA
- a CDS encoding NAD(P)-binding domain-containing protein translates to MTDTLDRTEDEQTAAPSRAEAWLADFETALTAGDPAAVADLFCTDSYWRDLVSFTWNLVTVEGRAGVRDLVAETATRTAPSDFTTSEPATEDGGVVTAWITFETAVARGEGLLRLREEDGRDRAWTLLTAMTELKGHEEPRRDRRPMGAAHGASKERTTWKERLEQEAATLGETTQPHVLVIGGGQGGIAVGARLRQMDVPALVVDAHERPGDQWRGRYKSLCLHDPVWYDHLPYLKFPDNWPVFAPKDKIGDWLESYVKVMEIPYWSSTRVTSARWSEPDQRWDVELVRDGRPMTLHPSELVFATGMSGKPNMPEVPGADVFKGEFHHSSAHPGPDAYRGKKVVVIGSNNSAFDICGALWEHDADVTMVQRSSTHIVKSASLMEYGLGDLYSERALASGVTTEKADLTFASLPYRIMHEFQIPAYEKMAEVDQGFYERLEAAGFWHDWGADGSGLFMKYLRRGSGYYIDVGSAELVADGEVALVRGQFDHLTEDSVVLQDGRELPADLVVFATGYRSMNGWVADLIDQETADRLGKCWGLGSDTPKDPGPWEGEQRNMWKPTQVPHLWMHGGNLHQSRHYSLYLALQLKARHVGIDTPVYGLQEVHHLG, encoded by the coding sequence ATGACCGACACACTGGACCGGACCGAGGACGAGCAGACGGCGGCACCCTCCCGCGCCGAGGCTTGGCTGGCCGACTTCGAGACCGCGCTGACCGCCGGCGACCCAGCCGCGGTCGCCGACCTCTTCTGCACCGACAGCTACTGGCGTGACCTGGTGTCCTTCACCTGGAACCTCGTCACCGTCGAGGGGCGTGCCGGCGTGCGTGACCTCGTCGCGGAGACCGCGACGAGGACGGCACCGTCGGACTTCACCACGAGCGAGCCCGCCACCGAGGACGGGGGCGTGGTCACGGCCTGGATCACCTTCGAGACAGCGGTCGCCCGCGGCGAGGGGCTGCTGCGCCTGCGTGAGGAGGACGGCCGGGACCGGGCGTGGACCCTCCTCACGGCGATGACCGAGCTGAAGGGGCACGAGGAGCCGAGGCGGGACCGCCGGCCCATGGGTGCCGCCCATGGTGCGTCGAAGGAGCGGACCACCTGGAAGGAGCGCCTCGAGCAGGAGGCCGCCACCCTCGGTGAGACGACGCAGCCACACGTGCTCGTCATCGGGGGCGGTCAGGGCGGGATCGCCGTCGGCGCACGGCTGCGCCAGATGGACGTGCCGGCGCTGGTCGTCGACGCCCACGAACGTCCCGGCGACCAGTGGCGTGGGCGCTACAAGTCGCTGTGCCTGCACGACCCGGTCTGGTACGACCACCTGCCCTACCTGAAGTTCCCCGACAACTGGCCGGTCTTCGCGCCCAAGGACAAGATCGGGGACTGGCTCGAGTCCTACGTGAAGGTCATGGAGATCCCGTACTGGTCGAGCACACGGGTCACCTCGGCCCGCTGGTCCGAGCCGGACCAGCGCTGGGACGTCGAGCTCGTCCGGGACGGGCGGCCCATGACGCTGCACCCGAGCGAACTCGTCTTCGCGACCGGGATGTCGGGCAAGCCGAACATGCCGGAGGTGCCCGGCGCGGATGTCTTCAAGGGGGAGTTCCACCACTCCTCGGCCCACCCCGGTCCGGACGCCTACCGCGGCAAGAAGGTCGTCGTCATTGGCAGCAACAACAGCGCCTTCGACATCTGCGGGGCGCTGTGGGAGCACGACGCAGACGTGACGATGGTTCAACGCTCCTCGACCCACATCGTCAAGAGCGCCAGCCTCATGGAGTACGGGCTCGGTGACCTCTACTCGGAGCGGGCGCTCGCATCGGGGGTCACGACGGAGAAGGCCGACCTCACCTTCGCCTCTCTCCCGTACCGGATCATGCACGAGTTCCAGATCCCGGCCTACGAGAAGATGGCCGAGGTCGACCAGGGCTTCTACGAGCGGCTGGAGGCCGCCGGCTTCTGGCACGACTGGGGCGCCGACGGCTCCGGGCTGTTCATGAAGTACCTGCGGAGGGGCTCGGGCTACTACATCGACGTGGGCTCGGCCGAGCTGGTCGCCGACGGCGAGGTCGCCCTCGTGCGGGGTCAGTTCGACCACCTGACCGAGGACTCCGTCGTCCTCCAGGACGGACGGGAGCTGCCCGCCGACCTCGTCGTCTTCGCGACCGGCTACCGGTCCATGAACGGCTGGGTCGCCGACCTCATCGATCAGGAGACCGCGGACCGGCTCGGCAAGTGTTGGGGCCTGGGCTCCGACACGCCCAAGGACCCCGGCCCCTGGGAGGGCGAGCAGCGCAACATGTGGAAGCCCACCCAGGTCCCACACCTCTGGATGCACGGGGGCAACCTGCACCAGTCCCGGCACTACTCGCTCTACCTGGCCCTCCAGCTCAAGGCGCGCCACGTGGGGATCGACACCCCGGTCTACGGGCTCCAGGAGGTGCACCACCTGGGGTGA
- a CDS encoding acyl-CoA thioesterase, whose amino-acid sequence MTTSTDTRITLSRIMTNAEANLLGTVHGGNIMKMVDDTAGVAANRFAQGPAVTAAMDEMAFHNPVRVGDVLHVSAQVNWAGRTSMEVGVRAEVDRWDAVTERVHVASAYLVFVAVDDEGGVREIGELVTSGEEEVRRFREAQIRRESRLARREAIRSSREDATGAGA is encoded by the coding sequence GTGACGACATCCACCGACACCCGCATCACGCTCTCGCGCATCATGACCAATGCCGAGGCCAACCTCCTCGGCACGGTCCACGGCGGCAACATCATGAAGATGGTCGACGACACGGCCGGCGTCGCGGCCAACCGCTTCGCGCAGGGGCCCGCGGTCACCGCCGCGATGGACGAGATGGCCTTCCACAACCCCGTCCGGGTCGGTGACGTCCTCCACGTCAGCGCACAGGTCAACTGGGCCGGCCGCACCTCGATGGAGGTCGGCGTGCGCGCCGAGGTCGACCGCTGGGACGCGGTGACCGAGCGCGTCCACGTCGCGAGCGCCTACCTCGTCTTCGTGGCGGTCGACGACGAAGGGGGTGTCCGCGAGATCGGCGAGCTGGTCACCTCCGGGGAGGAGGAGGTCCGTCGCTTCCGCGAGGCGCAGATCCGCCGGGAGAGCCGCCTGGCCCGCCGCGAGGCGATCAGGTCCAGCCGTGAGGACGCGACGGGAGCCGGCGCGTGA
- the dxr gene encoding 1-deoxy-D-xylulose-5-phosphate reductoisomerase: MSSNARTRVTLLGSTGSIGTQGLQVVSAHPERFTVAAISGGSNHRLLAQQAAHYTPPLVAAATGTVEELTGAIAAAAREAGTTDYVPEVLVGPDAATEVAGRPSDVVLNGITGAIGLRPTLAALGSGARLALANKESLIIGGPIVREAAAPGQIVPVDSEHSAIAQALRSGRREEVRKLVVTASGGPFRGMSRAELREVTPEAALVHPNFAMGRVITTNSATLVNKGLELIEAHLLFDVPMDRIEAVVHPQQIIHSMVEFHDGAVVAQLGLPTMLAPIALGLSWPDRLADVETPVDWTQAADWRFEPLNHEAFPAVRLAQQVGEAGGTHPAVYNAANEVAVDAFHDGACGFLDIVGTISEVVSRHDDANFDAHTVEGVLAADEWARAEAAAVLAG; encoded by the coding sequence GTGAGCAGCAACGCCCGCACCCGGGTCACCCTCCTGGGCTCGACCGGCTCCATCGGCACCCAGGGCCTGCAGGTCGTCTCCGCGCACCCCGAGCGCTTCACCGTCGCCGCGATCTCCGGTGGGTCCAACCACCGGCTCCTGGCCCAGCAGGCAGCCCACTACACCCCGCCACTCGTCGCCGCCGCGACCGGCACGGTCGAGGAGCTGACCGGGGCGATCGCCGCTGCCGCCCGGGAGGCAGGCACCACCGACTACGTGCCCGAGGTCCTCGTCGGCCCGGACGCGGCCACCGAGGTCGCCGGGCGCCCGAGCGACGTCGTCCTCAACGGCATCACCGGCGCCATCGGCCTGCGGCCGACCCTGGCGGCGCTGGGCAGCGGCGCGCGCCTGGCCCTGGCCAACAAGGAGTCGCTGATCATCGGCGGCCCGATCGTGCGGGAGGCCGCCGCCCCCGGTCAGATCGTGCCCGTCGACTCCGAGCACTCGGCGATCGCCCAGGCGCTGCGCTCCGGCCGCCGGGAGGAGGTGCGCAAGCTGGTCGTCACCGCCAGCGGCGGCCCCTTCCGCGGCATGTCGCGTGCTGAGCTGCGCGAGGTCACACCGGAGGCCGCCCTCGTGCACCCGAACTTCGCCATGGGACGGGTCATCACGACCAACAGCGCGACGCTGGTCAACAAGGGCCTGGAGCTGATCGAGGCGCACCTGCTCTTCGACGTGCCGATGGACCGCATCGAGGCCGTGGTGCACCCGCAGCAGATCATCCACTCGATGGTCGAGTTCCACGACGGGGCCGTGGTGGCCCAGCTCGGTCTGCCGACGATGCTCGCGCCGATCGCGCTGGGGCTGTCCTGGCCCGACCGGCTCGCCGACGTGGAGACCCCCGTCGACTGGACGCAGGCCGCCGACTGGCGCTTCGAGCCGCTGAACCACGAGGCCTTCCCCGCGGTACGGCTGGCCCAGCAGGTCGGCGAGGCGGGCGGCACCCACCCGGCCGTGTACAACGCGGCCAACGAGGTCGCGGTCGACGCCTTCCACGACGGCGCCTGCGGCTTCCTGGACATCGTCGGGACCATCAGCGAGGTCGTCTCCAGGCACGACGACGCGAACTTCGACGCGCACACCGTCGAGGGCGTCCTGGCCGCGGACGAGTGGGCCCGCGCCGAGGCTGCCGCGGTCCTCGCAGGCTGA
- a CDS encoding site-2 protease family protein — MLYVLGVVLAFIGIALSIALHEVGHLVPAKKFGVRVPQYMVGFGPTMWSRTRGETEYGVKAVPLGGYIRMIGMFPPAKGQDPTMTRASSTGRFSQLADEARKQSLEEIRPGDDGRMFYQLPVWKRVVVMMGGPTVNLLIALVLFTGIFTLHGVAVATPKISSVNECVDITSAGQQARTECTPDMPVAPANEAGLKPGDTITAVNGTSVSTWDDVRHAIRDNLGAPLTLAVTRDGDPMTLEADPIVLDLPVYDENGQLQHDDDGEVVTERAGFLGASGSREMQEQPVTAVPGLFWDQVEQTYGLLVKIPEKLVGVAEAAFGSADRDPNGPMSVVGVGRIAGEVASSDDFGDTRDKAVLLVSLLASLNLVLFAFNTIPLLPLDGGHVAGALWEALKKGWARVRGRPDPGPVDVAKALPLAYGVALAFIGMTVLLVYADVVKPIRLT, encoded by the coding sequence ATGCTCTATGTCCTCGGGGTCGTTCTCGCGTTCATCGGGATCGCCCTGTCCATCGCGCTGCACGAGGTCGGCCACCTCGTGCCGGCCAAGAAGTTCGGCGTGCGCGTGCCGCAGTACATGGTCGGCTTCGGGCCGACGATGTGGTCACGCACCCGCGGTGAGACCGAGTACGGCGTCAAGGCCGTCCCCCTCGGTGGCTACATCCGGATGATCGGCATGTTCCCGCCGGCCAAGGGCCAGGACCCGACGATGACCCGGGCCTCGAGCACGGGGCGCTTCAGCCAGCTCGCCGACGAGGCCCGCAAGCAGAGCCTCGAGGAGATCAGGCCCGGCGACGACGGGCGCATGTTCTACCAGCTGCCCGTGTGGAAGCGGGTCGTGGTGATGATGGGCGGCCCGACGGTCAACCTGCTCATCGCACTCGTCCTCTTCACGGGGATCTTCACGCTCCACGGCGTGGCGGTGGCGACGCCGAAGATCTCCTCGGTGAACGAGTGCGTCGACATCACCAGCGCCGGTCAGCAGGCACGCACCGAGTGCACCCCCGACATGCCTGTGGCGCCGGCCAACGAGGCCGGGCTGAAGCCCGGCGACACGATCACCGCGGTCAACGGCACCTCGGTGTCGACGTGGGACGACGTGCGCCACGCCATCCGTGACAACCTGGGCGCGCCGTTGACCCTCGCCGTCACTCGGGACGGCGACCCGATGACCCTCGAGGCCGACCCGATCGTGCTCGACCTGCCCGTCTACGACGAGAACGGCCAGCTCCAGCACGACGACGACGGTGAGGTCGTCACCGAGCGGGCCGGCTTCCTCGGCGCGAGCGGCAGCCGGGAGATGCAGGAGCAGCCGGTCACGGCGGTCCCGGGCCTCTTCTGGGACCAGGTCGAGCAGACCTACGGGCTGCTGGTGAAGATCCCCGAGAAGCTCGTCGGCGTCGCGGAGGCCGCCTTCGGCAGCGCCGACCGGGATCCGAACGGCCCGATGTCGGTCGTCGGCGTCGGCCGGATCGCCGGTGAGGTCGCCAGCTCGGACGACTTCGGCGACACCAGGGACAAGGCGGTGCTGCTGGTCTCCCTGCTCGCCTCGCTCAACCTCGTCCTCTTCGCCTTCAACACCATCCCGCTCCTGCCCCTCGACGGGGGGCACGTCGCCGGGGCGCTGTGGGAGGCGCTGAAGAAGGGCTGGGCCCGCGTGCGTGGCCGTCCCGACCCCGGGCCCGTCGACGTCGCCAAGGCGCTGCCGCTGGCCTACGGGGTCGCGCTCGCCTTCATCGGCATGACCGTGCTGCTCGTCTACGCGGACGTCGTCAAGCCGATCCGTCTGACCTGA
- the ispG gene encoding flavodoxin-dependent (E)-4-hydroxy-3-methylbut-2-enyl-diphosphate synthase, whose protein sequence is MSVSLGMPKAPAPVLAPRRPTRQIKVGAVGVGSESPVSVQSMTTTNTADVNATLQQIAELTAAGCDIVRVACPTQDDADALPAIAAKSQIPVIADIHFQPKYVYAAIEAGCAAVRVNPGNIRKFDDQVKQIAQAAKDHGTSIRIGVNAGSLDRRLLEKYGKATPEALVESAVWEAGLFEEHDFHDFKISVKHNDPVTMVRAYELLAEVGDWPLHLGVTEAGPAFQGTIKSATAFGALLSRGIGDTIRVSLSAPPVEEIKVGQQILQSLGLRPRKLEIVSCPSCGRAQVDVYELADKVTAGLEGMTVPLRVAVMGCVVNGPGEAREADLGVASGNGKGQIFVKGEVIKTVPEAQIVETLIEEAMRIAEEMGEDAEGEDAGATVTVG, encoded by the coding sequence ATGAGTGTCTCCCTCGGAATGCCGAAGGCCCCCGCGCCCGTGCTCGCGCCGCGCCGCCCGACCCGACAGATCAAGGTCGGCGCCGTGGGCGTGGGCAGCGAGAGCCCGGTGTCGGTGCAGTCGATGACGACGACGAACACCGCGGACGTCAACGCCACGCTGCAGCAGATCGCCGAGCTCACTGCGGCCGGCTGCGACATCGTCCGGGTGGCCTGCCCGACCCAGGACGACGCGGACGCGCTGCCGGCGATCGCGGCCAAGTCGCAGATCCCGGTCATCGCCGACATCCACTTCCAGCCGAAGTACGTCTACGCGGCCATCGAGGCCGGCTGCGCCGCCGTGCGCGTCAACCCGGGCAACATCCGCAAGTTCGACGACCAGGTCAAGCAGATCGCCCAGGCGGCCAAGGACCACGGCACCTCGATCCGCATCGGCGTCAACGCCGGCAGCCTCGACCGGCGTCTGCTGGAGAAGTACGGCAAGGCCACCCCGGAGGCGCTCGTCGAGTCGGCCGTGTGGGAGGCCGGCCTGTTCGAGGAGCACGACTTCCACGACTTCAAGATCTCGGTCAAGCACAACGACCCGGTGACGATGGTGCGGGCCTACGAGCTGCTCGCCGAGGTCGGCGACTGGCCGCTGCACCTCGGTGTCACCGAGGCGGGGCCGGCCTTCCAGGGCACGATCAAGTCCGCCACCGCCTTCGGCGCGCTGCTCTCGAGGGGCATCGGCGACACGATCCGCGTCTCCCTCTCCGCGCCACCCGTGGAGGAGATCAAGGTCGGCCAGCAGATCCTGCAGAGCCTGGGCCTGCGCCCGCGCAAGCTCGAGATCGTCTCCTGCCCCAGCTGCGGCCGGGCGCAGGTCGACGTCTACGAGCTGGCCGACAAGGTCACCGCCGGTCTCGAGGGCATGACCGTCCCGCTGCGCGTCGCCGTCATGGGCTGCGTCGTCAACGGCCCGGGGGAGGCCCGCGAGGCCGACCTCGGTGTCGCCTCCGGCAACGGCAAGGGCCAGATCTTCGTCAAGGGCGAGGTCATCAAGACCGTCCCCGAGGCGCAGATCGTCGAGACCCTCATCGAGGAGGCCATGCGCATCGCCGAGGAGATGGGCGAGGACGCCGAGGGCGAGGACGCCGGCGCCACCGTCACGGTGGGCTGA